A genomic segment from Octopus sinensis linkage group LG4, ASM634580v1, whole genome shotgun sequence encodes:
- the LOC118763313 gene encoding zinc finger protein 271-like — translation MPYFAYFQRKSFSESAKLSRHKRIHTGEKPYHCDFCGKSFSGSNDLRKHIRMHTGERPYHCDICGKSFSHNTVLTNHKRIHTGEKPYHCGICGKSFSGNSDLTKHMRMHTGEKPFRCDICGKSFSGSSDLTRHKRIHIGEKPYYCDICSKSFSQRANLTKHKRIHTGEKPFHCDICSKSFSGSGDLINHNRIHTGEKPYLCDICGKSFAQKCNLTSHISTHTKV, via the exons atgccttACTTCGCATACTTTCAACG taaatcattctctgaaagtgctAAGTTAAgtagacataaacgtattcatacaggagagaaaccatatcactgtgatttctgtggtaaatcattctctggaagtaATGATTTAAGgaaacacatacgtatgcatacaggagagagaccatatcattgtgatatctgcggtaaatcattctctcataatactGTTTTAACCAACCACAAGcgaattcatacaggggagaagccatatcactgtggtatctgtggtaaatcattctctggaaatagTGACTTAACCAAGCACATGCGTatgcatacaggtgagaaaccatttcgctgtgatatctgtggtaaatcgttctctggGAGTAGTGACTTGACtcgacacaagcgtattcatataggggagaagccatattactgtgatatctgtagtaaatcattctctcaaagggctaacctaactaaacacaaacgtatccatactggagagaaaccatttcattgtgatatctgtagtaaatcgtTCTCAGGAAGTGGTGACTTAATCAATCATaatcgtattcatacaggggagaaaccatatttatgtgatatctgtggtaaatcatttgctcAAAAGTGCAACTTAACTTCgcatatatctacccatacaaaAGTGTGA